A portion of the Hoplias malabaricus isolate fHopMal1 chromosome 1, fHopMal1.hap1, whole genome shotgun sequence genome contains these proteins:
- the plppr3a gene encoding phospholipid phosphatase-related protein type 3a, whose protein sequence is MMSPKDKPKKAPKDSMTLLPCFYFVELPIVASSMVSLYILELTDVLQPAWVGFRCFDRSLSKPYVDTGDELIPLLMLLSLAFAGPAASIMLGEALLYCMQSRKARSVPGSGSEISINAGGCNFNSFLRRTVRFVGVHVFGLCATALVTDVIQLCTGYHTPFFLTVCKPNYTLPGVACDINPYITQDICSGRDQYAILSARKTFPSQHATISGFAAVYISMYFNSTISESTKLLKPVLVFAFAFAAALASLTQITQHRSHPIDVYVGFIIGAGIAVYLAFYAVGNFKPCSGPVAGPVSRPVSRCQKDALRALTQRGHDSVYQKAAVSESNDELAPSLATGQNRKVRREKASVSSLKRASADVELLAPRSPMAKETMLTFSNTLPRANVNANDEPTQRHMTFHAYFHAPGDPNRSKQLASEWKQKSVEMRSLSLRDDDQQSGAVEEEEEEDETEIESKEKETEVGGAPSSSSSLYPTMQVPPGAPPGGPLGGARVTITQRPGAPQLVNIPEEASRPPPVSPKSATTRAKWLSMTEKGSPPEMPRLPNQPRMMQVISMATKQAKSSDTTSSCGTSSTASDSPYYRDITSIVTIDAHAPHHPVVRLSSAGLKTWDWRSSTNGNTIEIQETSRTLPRHEYRPLKMDECPVTPPPPPPLTPPTHPDLLLDSHSHRKPSISAKDWEPGQPHPEPDHFFKNLQTDHRFREGGL, encoded by the exons ATGATGTCCCCAAAAGACAAGCCCAAGAAAGCACCCAAGGACAGCATGACCCTGCTGCCGTGCTTCTATTTTGTAGAG ttaccTATAGTGGCATCCTCTATGGTGTCTCTGTACATTCTGGAGCTAACAGATGTTCTCCAGCCAGCGTGGGTGGGGTTCCGCTGTTTTGACCGTTCTCTCAGTAAACCTTACGTGGATACGGGGGACGAGCTCATTCCTCTCCTCATGCTGCTCAGCCTCGCCTTCGCCGGACCTGCTGCTTCG aTAATGCTTGGGGAAGCTCTGCTATACTGTATGCAGTCCCGGAAGGCCCGATCTGTacctggttctggttctgagaTCAGTATTAACGCTGGCGGCTGCAACTTTAACTCGTTCTTAAGAAGAACCGTCCGCTTCGTGG GTGTTCATGTATTTGGACTGTGTGCCACAGCTCTGGTGACAGATGTGATCCAGCTGTGCACTGGTTATCACACTCCTTTTTTCCTGACCGTGTGTAAACCCAATTACACTCTGCCCGGTGTAGCGTGTGACATTAACCCTTACATCACCCAGGACATCTGCTCCGGACGGGATCAGTATGCCATACTGTCtgccag GAAAACTTTCCCCTCTCAGCATGCGACTATCTCCGGCTTTGCGGCTGTCTACATATCC ATGTATTTCAACTCCACTATCTCAGAGAGCACTAAGCTGCTGAAGCCTGTGCTGGTGTTTGCGTTTGCGTTTGCAGCAGCACTGGCAAGTCTCACGCAAATCACGCAGCACCGCAGTCATCCCATCGACGTGTACGTGGGGTTTATCATCGGAGCTGGAATCGCTGTGTATCTG GCCTTCTACGCCGTGGGGAACTTTAAGCCCTGTTCTGGCCCGGTTGCTGGTCCAGTGTCCCGGCCAGTCTCCCGGTGTCAGAAGGATGCTCTGAGAGCTTTGACACAGCGAGGACATGACTCTGTTTATCAGAAAGCTGCGGTTTCCGAGAGTAATGACGAGCTGGCCCCGTCCCTCGCCACTGGGCAGAACCGGAAGGTCCGCAGGGAGAAGGCATCGGTGAGCAGTCTGAAGAGGGCCAGCGCCGATGTGGAGCTGCTGGCCCCCCGCAGCCCCATGGCCAAGGAGACCATGCTAACGTTCAGCAACACGCTACCCAGAGCTAACGTCAATGCTAACGAcgaacccacacagagacacatgACCTTCCAC GCCTACTTCCACGCCCCCGGGGATCCTAATCGCTCCAAGCAGCTTGCGTCTGAGTGGAAGCAGAAGTCAGTGGAGATGCGGAGTTTGAGCTTGAGGGACGATGACCAGCAGAGCGGTGCtgtggaggaggaagaagaggaggatgaaaCTGAGATTGAAtctaaagagaaagagacagaagtgGGTGGTGCCCCTTCTTCTTCCTCATCTTTATACCCGACCATGCAAGTTCCACCAGGAGCACCACCAGGGGGACCACTTGGGGGCGCCAGAGTGACAATTACCCAGAGACCTGGGGCTCCACAGCTGGTCAATATACCCGAAGAAGCCTCCAGGCCTCCACCGGTATCTCCAAAGAGCGCCACCACCAGGGCAAAATGGCTCTCCATGACAGAGAAAGGGTCACCCCCAGAGATGCCGAGACTTCCCAACCAGCCACGAATGATGCAGGTCATCTCCATGGCGACCAAGCAGGCCAAGTCATCAGATACGACCTCGTCTTGTGGGACGTCCAGCACGGCGTCCGATTCGCCGTATTACAGGGATATCACTAGCATTGTTACAATAGACGCCCATGCCCCCCATCACCCAGTGGTCCGACTCTCCTCAGCAGGTTTAAAAACCTGGGACTGGAGGAGCAGCACCAATGGGAACACCATCGAGATCCAGGAGACGAGCCGTACTCTGCCCAGGCATGAGTACAGACCACTCAAAATGGACGAATGCCCAGTaactccacctcctccaccaccacttaCTCCACCCACACATCCGGATCTGTTACTGGACAGCCACAGCCATCGCAAACCTTCAATCTCCGCCAAGGACTGGGAGCCAGGGCAGCCCCATCCAGAGCCAGACCACTTCTTCAAGAACTTACAGACTGACCACAGGTTCAGAGAGGGAGGATTGTAG